The DNA region CAGGTGCCCTGTGTGAAGAGGGCATTTCGGGAGCCGGCCCGTGCTGCGTGCGTGGGTGCTGGTGTCAGGCACCCGGGTTCACAGCCACCGTGCCACTTCCTGACCTGGCAAGTCACTGATAACTCTCTGAGATgtcatttcctcctttctatagaaaagattaatttccAAGAGGGGGAATAAGCGAGACAGTGGCCTGGCTCCTAGCTCGGGCTTCCCGAACGGTGTCCTGTATGATCGCTATCTCCACACTGACATTTGTGCACAGAGAATCCTTTAGCTCCCAACAAGCTCCTGGAGAAAGGCTCCCTGGTTTGCAAGCAAGCCCATGGTGAGGGCAGAGATGGATAGGAACCTTGCTTATCCAGTGCCAGAGGGCGTGGGGATCTCCTCCAACAAGCCCCATGCAACGAGTCACCGCCACAGCATTTGGACACACTCAGTGAACCTGCATGGTCTGGAGCGACGGTGCCaattccagagaggttaagcaacttacccaagggcacacagcctaGACTCAAAGGACTAAACCTGCACTACAGCTGTCTCACCTCCCGGCCACATGGTGCCGGTTGTGACATCACTGGAGGCTGAATCCGGCCTCTCCTTTTTCAGGGCCGCAAGGGTCTTCGGAGACAGTCCCGCTGTGCTCCtggctgcagaggtgggaggctgaagcccagagaggtcacagagctgtgcaGAGGGTTCTGACTGCCAGCTGCTCAGTGCTTTCCCACTGCTGCCTCTGGGCCAGGTGTTCAGTGTCCTCACCTTTCATGGGATGACATGCTGTCCGGTTGGGCGGGGGGCTGCAGTCAGCCTGCAGGAGGGCCAGTCCCATCTGTGCCACATATAGCCATGGGacataacctctctgtggctcagtctCCTCTGCTCTAAAGGGCAAAAAAATAGTGTCTGGCTCTCTCGGGATGAAAGAATTGAATACATGCAAAGAATGTCAGAATATACTGGGCACTCAGTGAGCAATCTATCAtatcacctatttatttatttctttgttatcaTTAGCCTAGGAGACATTGTTCTCCTTCCAGACACGCACGCAAGGATGGTGTGTTTAGCTCTGTGTTCTGGGTCGTCCTCATCAACCCTGTGAGCATGGGACCACTTCCCCTGAGGGGGTTATCCTCCCTTCACGCCAAAGAGCCATTGACACTACAGATAGAAAGCCGTGAGCAAGACAGTCGGTGTCCTCCTAACAGATACAGAAGGATCCTGCCACCTCTGCTGTCACCTGCATCAGGATttccttaccattttcttttcaggGATTTTCTGAAATATGTTATACCAAAAGAAACCTCTTGAACACTACTGAAGGAGAGAGTCAGAAGGAAGCCACAAAAGCATAAATACATTCCTATTCTGTCACTTCGGTCCCCCCCAGGATTGAGCTGGACACGGTAGAGACGGGCTGAAGACACAGCTCTGGGCCAAAGGGGAGCTTTCTCACTGACTCTCTCTTTCAGCTGCGAAGCCACAAGAACACAGAAGCAGGGCACCGCTCCCCAGCACTGTGTGCCTGCCTTTACTGTAGCCTCCTCGTACTGTAGGTAGTTTGGCCTTTGGGGAACGGGCTCCTGACTACTAGCTCCCTTCCGGGTGGGTGTGACAATTCAAAGAGCAAAAGTGATTAACAAGGCTTGGCATGGACTCCATGGTGTGTAATCGTCAGGACTACCCAAAGGGAACTGTCCACTTGTCCCGCTTTGTTATTTCGTGCCAGGTCTGCCTATCGCCTACAATGATGCCTTCCCTGGGGAGCATCCCATGATCAGGGAACCTCCACCCTGGCGTGGGGTGGACCGGCCACGGTGAGGAGCGCCCCTGGAAAGTTTAGGCAAAGGAGCCCCCGGAGAAATGCGCCATGATCCctccaggaaaggaaaacacaagtGACGACTAGCGGCTGAAGGCAATGTTCATCGCGGGGCGGTTACAGGAGACGGTACCGGAAAAATGCCTCCAAAGGACCGTGGTGGGGACCGGGGCTGCCAACGCCTGGGGACACACGGGGTGGGCGAAACGGCGGTGAGGGTCACATGCGCCTGCGGTCTCTGACACCGTTCCCCGGCTCCGGCCAAGCCAGGGACACGAGCGGGAGGCGGGGGCTGTTCTCAAGCTGCAGGAAACGGCGACCCGGAGGCCGGCGGCGCGCGGCCTGGGGCGGGGAAGACCGGAGGACGCGGGAGCTGGATTCCCGCACAACCCGGCAACAGGGGGGGCTGCTCCCGTCGGGCACATTGCGAAGGGGCGGCCAGGGGGCTGGGACACCGCTTACCGCACGGCACCCGCTTCCTCCGCTCCAGCCGGCACCGAAGTGGAATCGTGCGCTCGGCCCCGCGTGTTGCTCACAGCCCGGCCCAGGGCGCCGCGGGCAGCGCgagcgcgggcgcgggcgcggaTCCGCGGGGCGGGTgcaaggcgggggcggggcctctgcgccCGGGCCGCCTCCTCGGCCTATAACTGAGCCCACGGGCTCCTGGCTCCCACACGCCCCCCACCGGACCAGTGAAGCCGCTTCGCCCCTTGCTTTGGACCTCGGGCCTCACTCCTCCTCCAGATGGACCCCAAGTGCTCCTGCCCCACTGGTAAGGGAACCCTGGCTTTGAGCCTTAGGATGCCCCCCTTCCCAGGCACAGGACGAGAAGGGAGGGTTTTGAGTTGGAGCTCAGGAGGACTCCTGTCACGGGTCCAGGGCTTTCTTGCTAGCCAGGCTCCTGAGAGCATGTCAGTCTCCCTTTGCCTCTCCGTTAACACTGAGGGCACGGAGGCTGCAGGCTCTCCTTcttgaggtcacccagctggtcagGTCAGGGGACTGCTAGACCGGGACCCAGTGTTTGGAGGAGGCCTCGGAGCTGCCAGGacttgaggggaggaggggacatcGCCTCTTCGGGGTTCAGGCCATgggccctggcccccagccccagtcaGCCTGGGCTGGGTCTGGAGCCTGGGACCTTCCCTGTGGAGTCCATCAGGAGGGGACCTACTCTCCTTGGACCAGAAGAGAGGAGCTGGGGCTTCTCTATCTGCCTGAGTGGACACGAGCTcccagggctgggtcctgacAGAGGAGGAGGGCTCAGGGAGGCATTGCTGACCGTCTGCTGTAGCTCCTGCATCCCTCTCCCTGCTCACCGCGGGCCTTTCCCTTCCTGGCAGGCGGCTCCTGCAGCTGCGCTGGCTCCTGCACCTGCAAAGCCTGCAGATGCACCTCCTGCAAGAAGAGTGAGTGTGCGGGGCCTTCTCTGGGAATGCGGGGTCTGGGCTGGGTGCGAGCAGGGAGCCCAGAGCTCAGCAGGCAGGAGCAGGACAGTGACCAAACTTCCCggtaacccccacccccacccccacccccgcccccctcacCAGGAAGGGATTCACAATCAGAGGTGGAATCACCTTCCAGATGGCCGAGACCCAGGCGCGCACTAGAGaacagggagactgaggcccagacggGTCATTAACAAGCAACCTCTGACCTGTCAGTAGAACTAGTCCTCCTGCCTCCTGAGTCACGCTTCTGAATCCTCTCAGGGACTGAAGCACTTTAGGGACATGAACTAGTGACCGTGTGTGGTTTCTCAGACCTGGGGCAGCCCCTTCCTGTCGAAGCAGCCCAGAGCTTCCCTATCCCGAGCGGGAGCTGCTCTGTCAGGGGTTTGCCTCCACTTTGATCCTGAGGACTTTGCTCACAGCACTGACGGTGCTGGGCGCTGGCTTTCTCTTGTCCCCAGAGGCCCTGCTCACTGTCTCTCCAAGGCTCTGTGCCCTGTCCTGGGCACCGATGGGGCAGGCAACCTGAACGGAGTGTCTGAGAGCAATTATCTCAGGACAGAGGACACCATCCTAAACTCAGGGTCTGGGCCTGAGGGCAGCTGGGGCCAGGCCTGCTGCTGGGAAGGGTGGCTCCGGACAACGCGTGGTCCGACCGCACGCTGCCCTCGCTTCCCCaggctgctgctcctgctgccccGTGGGCTGCGCCAAGTGTGCCCAGGGCTGCGTCTGCAAAGGGGCCTCGGACAAGTGCAGCTGCTGTGCCTGATGTCGCGGAGAGCCTGCCCCGGGTGGCAACAGAGCAACCAGGACGAACCTGCATTTTACCGTTTTTCATACAGCCGGACCTGACGCTACATTCctttttctatgaaatatgtGAGCTGTAATAAAAGTTGTTGACTTCATTCTGGCTCTGTCTTCCTTTGTCTGTCTTGGACAAAGAGACTCCGCGCCCATCAGGGCTGGCGTGGGGAACTGGGCTGGAAGCGCAGAGACCTCGGCTCTGGACCAAAGagtaccctcccccaccccccaaaacacacacacacacacacacacacacggagcgtCTTAGCCGCTTAGGTTAATTTGAGCTTCAGGTTCTCAGCTCCAAATGAAAGCCTCGCCCAGAAGACACAGGGCATCGGACACACAGAGGACGCACTCCCTCTATTCCCCTTAGGAGTATGGATTGCAGAGCAAGTGGTccgtttctcattttccttctctggggGCCCCTGCCAAACTCAGTCCTCGGTGATGAGAGCCTGGAAAAGCACCCAGAGGGGATGGAATCCCACACCCCTCTTGTTTGACTTCTACACGGGGCTTGCGTCTAACACACCCTGGAAAGACCTATTTGTATTTTCTGCCACAGTTTTCACCCTGGTCAGTCAAAAGAATcgctaagaaaaaaatggaaaaggacacGGTATGGGAAACCCATTTTCCCCTTCAACACGTAAAATCACCTTAACACGTGGAGGAGCAATTCTGAAAATTAGAGGCTCTCATATGCTGCACGTACATTGAATGTGTGCTTGAGTCCCGGGAACACTTCACACATGCCCCACTGTGTGGACCACACACGCCTGGAGCAGCTCTGCCGCCTGCCTCCCCACAGGCAACATCAGTCTTGGCTCGCCCAGGGCTACGGACAGGACACTCGCCACCCCTGACAGCTCCCTGCAGGGGCTTGGCCCTCAATCTTCGCCAGTGCCTCCCTAGATCAGCCTGACATCTCCCCTTCCCTCAAAATCCAGCCCGTGGCTACCTGACACCCCGAAAGTGATTTGGATTTGTTTGGTGGGCATTTCGCAGCCGTTTCCCGGAGACCTGGTTTCAGAAGGAGGACTTCACGTGTTCCTCTGCGGAGTGATGGTGGTGCTGCAGTGCGGAGGGCCTGGTGGTGTTTCTTAGCAAGACGTGTGTGCTGAGGGAACAGGTGATATAGTTCAGGTGCTGGGCCCCCTGGCGGTCTGGCGAGGGAATTCCTATTTGATGGGCACtccaagagaaagaggagacaagaGGCTCAGAAGTCAGGACCAAGACCGGCCACAGGTGCCCTGTGTGAAGAGGGCATTTCGGGAGCCGGCCCGTGCTGCGTGCGTGGGTGCTGGTGTCAGGCACCCGGGTTCACAGCCACCGTGCCACTTCCTGACCTGGCAAGTCACTGATAACTCTCTGAGATgtcatttcctcctttctatagaaaagattaatttccAAGAGGGGGAATAAGCGAGACAGTGGCCTGGCTCCTAGCTCGGGCTTCCCGAACGGTGTCCTGTATGATCGCTATCTCCACACTGACATTTGTGCACAGAGAATCCTTTAGCTCCCAACAAGCTCCTGGAGAAAGGCTCCCTGGTTTGCAAGCAAGCCCATGGTGAGGGCAGAGATGGATAGGAACCTTGCTTATCCAGTGCCAGAGGGCGTGGGGATCTCCTCCAACAAGCCCCATGCAACGAGTCACCGCCACAGCATTTGGACACACTCAGTGAACCTGCATGGTCTGGAGCGACGGTGCCaattccagagaggttaagcaacttacccaagggcacacagcctaGACTCAAAGGACTAAACCTGCACTACAGCTGTCTCACCTCCCGGCCACATGGTGCCGGTTGTGACATCACTGGAGGCTGAATCCGGCCTCTCCTTTTTCAGGGCCGCAAGGGTCTTCGGAGACAGTCCCGCTGTGCTCCtggctgcagaggtgggaggctgaagcccagagaggtcacagagctgtgcaGAGGGTTCTGACTGCCAGCTGCTCAGTGCTTTCCCACTGCTGCCTCTGGGCCAGGTGTTCAGTGTCCTCACCTTTCATGGGATGACATGCTGTCCGGTTGGGCGGGGGGCTGCAGTCAGCCTGCAGGAGGGCCAGTCCCATCTGTGCCACATATAGCCATGGGacataacctctctgtggctcagtctCCTCTGCTCTAAAGGGCAAAAAAATAGTGTCTGGCTCTCTCGGGATGAAAGAATTGAATACATGCAAAGAATGTCAGAATATACTGGGCACTCAGTGAGCAATCTATCAtatcacctatttatttatttctttgttatcaTTAGCCTAGGAGACATTGTTCTCCTTCCAGACACGCACGCAAGGATGGTGTGTTTAGCTCTGTGTTCTGGGTCGTCCTCATCAACCCTGTGAGCATGGGACCACTTCCCCTGAGGGGGTTATCCTCCCTTCACGCCAAAGAGCCATTGACACTACAGATAGAAAGCCGTGAGCAAGACAGTCGGTGTCCTCCTAACAGATACAGAAGGATCCTGCCACCTCTGCTGTCACCTGCATCAGGATttccttaccattttcttttcaggGATTTTCTGAAATATGTTATACCAAAAGAAACCTCTTGAACACTACTGAAGGAGAGAGTCAGAAGGAAGCCACAAAAGCATAAATACATTCCTATTCTGTCACTTCGGTCCCCCCCAGGATTGAGCTGGACACGGTAGAGACGGGCTGAAGACACAGCTCTGGGCCAAAGGGGAGCTTTCTCACTGACTCTCTCTTTCAGCTGCGAAGCCACAAGAACACAGAAGCAGGGCACCGCTCCCCAGCACTGTGTGCCTGCCTTTACTGTAGCCTCCTCGTACTGTAGGTAGTTTGGCCTTTGGGGAACGGGCTCCTGACTACTAGCTCCCTTCCGGGTGGGTGTGACAATTCAAAGAGCAAAAGTGATTAACAAGGCTTGGCATGGACTCCATGGTGTGTAATCGTCAGGACTACCCAAAGGGAACTGTCCACTTGTCCCGCTTTGTTATTTCGTGCCAGGTCTGCCTATCGCCTACAATGATGCCTTCCCTGGGGAGCATCCCATGATCAGGGAACCTCCACCCTGGCGTGGGGTGGACCGGCCACGGTGAGGAGCGCCCCTGGAAAGTTTAGGCAAAGGAGCCCCCGGAGAAATGCGCCATGATCCctccaggaaaggaaaacacaagtGACGACTAGCGGCTGAAGGCAATGTTCATCGCGGGGCGGTTACAGGAGACGGTACCGGAAAAATGCCTCCAAAGGACCGTGGTGGGGACCGGGGCTGCCAACGCCTGGGGACACACGGGGTGGGCGAAACGGCGGTGAGGGTCACATGCGCCTGCGGTCTCTGACACCGTTCCCCGGCTCCGGCCAAGCCAGGGACACGAGCGGGAGGCGGGGGCTGTTCTCAAGCTGCAGGAAACGGCGACCCGGAGGCCGGCGGCGCGCGGCCTGGGGCGGGGAAGACCGGAGGACGCGGGAGCTGGATTCCCGCACAACCCGGCAACAGGGGGGGCTGCTCCCGTCGGGCACATTGCGAAGGGGCGGCCAGGGGGCTGGGACACCGCTTACCGCACGGCACCCGCTTCCTCCGCTCCAGCCGGCACCGAAGTGGAATCGTGCGCTCGGCCCCGCGTGTTGCTCACAGCCCGGCCCAGGGCGCCGCGGGCAGCGCgagcgcgggcgcgggcgcggaTCCGCGGGGCGGGTgcaaggcgggggcggggcctctgcgccCGGGCCGCCTCCTCGGCCTATAACTGAGCCCACGGGCTCCTGGCTCCCACACGCCCCCCACCGGACCAGTGAAGCCGCTTCGCCCCTCGCTTTGGACCTCGGGCCTCACTCCTCCTCCAGATGGACCCCAAGTGCTCCTGCCCCACTGGTAAGGGAACCCTGGCTTTGAGCCTTAGGATGCCCCCCTTCCCAGGCACAGGACGAGAAGGGAGGGTTTTGAGTTGGAGCTCAGGAGGACTCCTGTCACGGGTCCAGGGCTTTCTTGCTAGCCAGGCTCCTGAGAGCATGTCAGTCTCCCTTTGCCTCTCCGTTAACACTGAGGGCACGGAGGCTGCAGGCTCTCCTTcttgaggtcacccagctggtcagGTCAGGGGACTGCTAGACCGGGACCCAGTGTTTGGAGGAGGCCTCGGAGCTGCCAGGacttgaggggaggaggggacatcGCCTCTTCGGGGTTCAGGCCATgggccctggcccccagccccagtcaGCCTGGGCTGGGTCTGGAGCCTGGGACCTTCCCTGTGGAGTCCATCAGGAGGGGACCTACTCTCCTTGGACCAGAAGAGAGGAGCTGGGGCTTCTCTATCTGCCTGAGTGGACACGAGCTcccagggctgggtcctgacAGAGGAGGAGGGCTCAGGGAGGCATTGCTGACCGTCTGCTGTAGCTCCTGCATCCCTCTCCCTGCTCACCGCGGGCCTTTCCCTTCCTGGCAGGCGGCTCCTGCAGCTGCGCTGGCTCCTGCACCTGCAAAGCCTGCAGATGCACCTCCTGCAAGAAGAGTGAGTGTGCGGGGCCTTCTCTGGGAATGCGGGGTCTGGGCTGGGTGCGAGCAGGGAGCCCAGAGCTCAGCAGGCAGGAGCAGGACAGTGACCAAACTTCCCggtaacccccacccccacccccacccccgcccccctcacCAGGAAGGGATTCACAATCAGAGGTGGAATCACCTTCCAGATGGCCGAGACCCAGGCGCGCACTAGAGaacagggagactgaggcccagacggGTCATTAACAAGCAACCTCTGACCTGTCAGTAGAACTAGTCCTCCTGCCTCCTGAGTCACGCTTCTGAATCCTCTCAGGGACTGAAGCACTTTAGGGACATGAACTAGTGACCGTGTGTGGTTTCTCAGACCTGGGGCAGCCCCTTCCTGTCGAAGCAGCCCAGAGCTTCCCTATCCCGAGCGGGAGCTGCTCTGTCAGGGGTTTGCCTCCACTTTGATCCTGAGGACTTTGCTCACAGCACTGACGGTGCTGGGCGCTGGCTTTCTCTTGTCCCCAGAGGCCCTGCTCACTGTCTCTCCAAGGCTCTGTGCCCTGTCCTGGGCACCGATGGGGCAGGCAACCTGAACGGAGTGTCTGAGAGCAATTATCTCAGGACAGAGGACACCATCCTAAACTCAGGGTCTGGGCCTGAGGGCAGCTGGGGCCAGGCCTGCTGCTGGGAAGGGTGGCTCCGGACAACGCGTGGTCCGACCGCACGCTGCCCTCGCTTCCCCaggctgctgctcctgctgccccGTGGGCTGCGCCAAGTGTGCCCAGGGCTGCGTCTGCAAAGGGGCCTCGGACAAGTGCAGCTGCTGTGCCTGATGTCGCGGAGAGCCTGCCCCGGGTGGCAACAGAGCAACCAGGACGAACCTGCATTTTACCGTTTTTCATACAACCGGACCTGACGCTACATTCctttttctatgaaatatgtGAGCTGTAATAAAAGTTGTTGACTTCATTCTGGCTCTGTCTTCCTTTGTCTGTCTTGGACAAAGAGACTCCGCGCCCATCAGGGCTGGCGTGGGGAACTGGGCTGGAAGCGCAGAGACCTCGGCTCTGGACCAAAGagtaccctcccccaccccccaaaacacacacacacacacacacacacggagcgtCTTAGCCGCTTAGGTTAATTTGAGCTTCAGGTTCTCAGCTCCAAATGAAAGCCTCGCCCAGAAGACACAGGGCATCGGACACACAGAGGACGCACTCCCTCTATTCCCCTTAGGAGTATGGATTGCAGAGCAAGTGGTccgtttctcattttccttctctggggGCCCCTGCCAAACTCAGTCCTCGGTGATGAGAGCCTGGAAAAGCACCCAGAGGGGATGGAATCCCACACCCCTCTTGTTTGACTTCTACACGGGGCTTGCGTCTAACACACCCTGGAAAGACCTATTTGTATTTTCTGCCACAGTTTTCACCCTGGTCAGTCAAAAGAATcgctaag from Balaenoptera acutorostrata unplaced genomic scaffold, mBalAcu1.1 scaffold_974, whole genome shotgun sequence includes:
- the LOC130706864 gene encoding metallothionein-1E-like, whose product is MDPKCSCPTGGSCSCAGSCTCKACRCTSCKKSCCSCCPVGCAKCAQGCVCKGASDKCSCCA